The following nucleotide sequence is from Psychroflexus torquis ATCC 700755.
TGGTTAATAAGGGAAATGGGAATGAAATTCCAATTAATGATTTTGATATTGATGAACGTGTGATATCTGAGTTCGATATGGAAACCTCATGGATTAAAAGTAGCTTGTCATTGGTCAATGCAAAAATGGGGTTTGTCACAGTGAATAATAAAACTCAGGTTATAATTAAATAACTATTTACAATAACTAAGCATATGGCTTGCCGATAGACCAAAGCTATATGATTTGTTGACGAATCTGGTTGATTTTCCGTCTATGGGTAAAACGTTGATTCGTGGGAAGGTTGGTTGTAAGTTTTGCTTTGATTGATGTGGTCAAAACATACATTGCTTATTTGTTTTCTAACATTCTGTGCGGATTTTTAGTAGTTTCAATTTAAGATCTCTGGTTTTTATCGATTAATTTAGAGTTAAGGCACGCAGATCAAGTCCGCACGTGCAGAATAATTTTTAGTTGCTACCATTCAATTTTCTGTTTTTCAGTAAAACCCGCAAATTATTGGGAGGTCCACGATCATTGAACACTAGTATCGTATGTAATCTCCCTTTTTTACAGACAGGACATCGGCGGTTCAAAAGGGGTTCTTTTGTTCTGACAGGCTCCCTCTTTACAGTGGCCAATTCAGCTTGTAGTAGCGGCAACTTCTCTTTTTTCCAACTGCTACTCAAAAACCCATAATGCCTTATTCGAGTAATACCAAATTATATTTATAATGCCGTATGAATTCTTTAGTGGAGAGTGTTAGTGTGGTTTTTTGCCCACCTTTTCTATAGTCTTTTAAACTAAATGTAATCCTCCTTTTTTCTTTATCAATCGACAAGATACGGTGATTACTTATCGCTATTTTATTCACCCCGTTACAAATTTAAATTGCCTTCAGGTGATAATTTGTAACGGGGTGAATGTACCTACCTAAATATTCAATCACATACTCTGGTTTTCCAAAATGAGATTTGGCATACACCACCCAGTTCTTTTTGAACAACTTATCATATAAAGTTTGCGGTAATTGGGGAAGTGCAAAGGAAGGAAAGCGCATCGGAAGCTACGCCAGCGACCCTATGAGAATTTGGTTAAATTTTACAACCTAGTTGACATAGAAAAGTATGCACGTTTGAAAACCCTTGCGAAAGCTCAATAAAGAAATCTATCGGTAAGCCCCCGACAAAAACGGGGCAGGCTGTGTGAGGGAAAACTTCATGCACGGCGCTGCACTGAGCCTGTCGAAGTGTTTGATGAAGGGGGCGCTGATTGTTTATTTATTTTGTTACTTTTAAAGCGACAGTTTTGGGTAAGCAATCAGGCTCTACTCTACTACACAATTTGAGAAATGAATAAAACTATAGGAAAACCTGAAAATTGGCAATATTTTGAATCACTTTGCAAAAAGCTTTGGGGAGAAGTATGGGGAATTCCTAACAAGATAAAGAAAAACGGAAGATTAGGTCAAGAACAAGCTGGAGTTGATGTATACGGAATTCCAAAAAACGCAACTAAATATTGGGGAATTCAAGCAAAAGGAAAAGATGATTATTCTGATGCAAAACTAACACAAAAGGAAATCATTGCCGAAATTGAAAAAGCCAAAACATTTAAACCAGAATTAGAAGTTTACATTATTGCAAAGACTCAAAAATTGAGGAATTTGTTAGATTAAAGGATATTGAAAACAGAGAAAACGGTTCATTTGAAATTTTACTTTTTTGTTGGGAAGATATTGCAGACTTAATAGAAGATAATCTTGATACATATCAATGGTATCAGCATGGAATTGGTCAAATAGGAAAATTCGATTTTAAAATTTCCTTTAACGAATTAGAAGATAAGTTAATACTGAAACCAAAATTCGAAAAAAGAATCGCTCGATACAGATATACCAACAAATCTGCATCTGATATTATAATGGAAAGGTTCAATTCCCATAAATCATTACTAGATAGTATAAATCCTTTATTTCCTTTTCAATCCAATAAAATTAATAAATCTTGGTGTAGCTTTGACTTTGTAATGGAGAATACAGGTTCAGCAGTAATTGAGGATTGGAATATTAGTGTTAAATTTCTAGAAGGTGTAAGTAAACTTGATGATGGAACACTTCATTTTCCAAAAATATCTTTAACTGAACATGTGGATAATGAAACGAAAACTATTACCTATAGACCACGAGATAATGAGCCATTAATTCAAAAATCTAATAGATATTTTAAATTATCACTGCTTCCTGATCCTAATTCTGAAAAAATAGTATTTGAATGGGAATTACTTGCAAGAGATTTTAACCGTAAAGAAGTTGCGGAAATATTAGTCGAGCCAGAATATATAGAAAAAATCGAAATTGAATTAGTAAACGAGAAAGCTGAATTAAGTGAAGATGATATTTTTATTTCTTATCATGTAATCGAAAAATAAACATTGCACAACAAAGTACTGTGGCAAAAAACAAGTAAAAACTCATTAATTTTTCACGAAAGTACTTTTATATTCTTTATCATATATCAACCCTGATTTTGCGATGGCAAAGGCTTGTTTTAAGAGCTTATTATATACCGCAATTAATGCCAATTTCTTACTCTTTCCTTTGGCTACTATCCGCTCGTAAAGTTCCCAACACCCTTTGTTGTGTTTACAGGCCTAAAAAGAACATAAAAACAGTAGGTTTCACAGCCTTTGGTATGATCATATTTCATACATTTAAAACCATCCTACCACTTAATCTTGGCTAAATATGCTTTACAAGCATCATCATTTGGTAGTTCTTTTACAAAACTGAGTATATTTTGACCTTTGAATACTTTCATGACTAAATGATTAACTCAAAAGCCTGAAAATGCACAACAAGATTATCAAAAACGATGGCAAATTGAGATGTGTTTTAAAGCAATGAAGTCTAGTGGATTTGATATTGAAAAAACTCATCTACAAGATATTCAAAGAATAGAAAAATTAATTTTACTCGTTATGATAGCCTTTGTGTGGTGTTATAAAATTGGCATAAATCGGCATCAAATAAATCTAATTAAAATTAAAAAATAGGGTAGAAGGGCTAAACGTATTTTTAAATATGGATTAAATCTTTTTTAGCGAATGTTATACAAAACACTGTAAATCAATATGATAATTGCATATTTTGGTTTTTTCCATGTACTTAAAGAAAAATTTAATAGATTTTATCACTTAATCAAATTTATTGATTTAAGTCAACGAGTTTAAGGTTTGAAGCAATGTTTCTTTGCAGAAATAAAATTCAAATCAATTACTATGAAAAAATCAATTTTTATTATTTTCACGTTATTTGCCTCCATAATGTATGGACAGAATGGAACTATAAAAGGTAAAATTCTCGATAAACAATCCGAACTTCCACTGATAGGAGCTAATGTAGAACTCTTGGGGGCTAAAATTTCCAAAGGTGTAATTACAGACTTTGACGGGTATTTTACATTAACTGATGTCCCTGTAGGCAGAAAAACCATTAGAGTAAGTTACATTGGCTATGAAACCAGTACAATTCCAGATATTGAAGTGAGTACAGGAAAAGATGTAGATGTTACCGTAGCACTTACAGAATCTTATGGGAGTCTAGATGAGATTATAATTACAAGTAGTACGAATAAAATAAAATCTTTAAACAAATTTTCGGCAGTCTCAGCACGTCAATTTGGTGTAAAAGAAGTTGCAAGATATGCTGGTGGAAGAAATGATGTTGCACGATTGGTAAGTAATTTTGCAGGAGTAGCTTCACCAGATGATAGCCGTAATGATATCGTAGTTCGGGGTAATTCTCCAACAGGGCTGTTATGGCGGGTAGAAGGTATTCCAATTCCAAGTCCCAATCATTTTTCAGCCTTAGGGACAACAGGAAGCCCAGTATCTGCATTAAATCCCAATCTTCTTAAAAATTCAGACTTTATAACCTCTGCATTCCCTGCCGAATATGGTAATGCAATTGGAGGTGTTTTTGATCTGGGTTTTAGAAATGGAAACAAAGATGAGTATGAGTATTCTTTTCAGGTGGGAGCATTCACGGGTTTAGAAGCAACGGCAGAAGGCCCATTGAACAGAAAGAATAACGGCTCGTTTTTGGTGGCTGCACGATACTCGCTTATCGGACTTATAGGAGGGGCAGGAACCAGCGACACCCCTAATTATTCCGATGTTTCATTTAATATTAATTTAGGAAAAAGTAAACTTGGTACGTTCTCTTTATTTGGAATCATGGGTACATCAAGCATCGATTTAATTGGTGAGGATTTTGATGAAGATGACCTTTTCTCAGCAGAAGATGAAAACTCTTATGTGTCTTCTAACATTGGTGTTTTAGGAGCTAAGCATTTACTGAGCATTGGCGAAAAATCGTATTTAAAAACAGTCATTGCAGGCGCATCGAATAGCAGCGATTTTGAAGAAGACCGTATTATTGATTTGGCTACCGATAACGAAAGAATTATAAGATTTGCAGAAAATAACAATGAAGAAACTAGATTAACATTTTCAACATTATTCAATACTAAAATCAACAATAAATTCACCCTTAGAACAGGATTATTATTAGAGAATTTCTCAGCAGATTTAGATAGAAAGCAGAGAGATGAACAAGAAGATTTAAACGGTGATGGAGACCCTGATTTAGTAACCATTAGAAGTATTAACGGGAGTTATAATGTATTTCAACCCTACATTCAAACTAAATACAGATTGACTGAAAAACTGACCTTAAATACAGGAATACATACCATGTATAGTGATCTTAATAAACAGTTTGTTGTAGAACCAAGAGCCTCTATGTCTTATAGAATACACCCTAAACATACCATAAATCTAGGGTACGGTCTTCATCATCAAAATATAGCCACCCCATTATTATTTCTAAATGAAGAAGTAAATGGAGTGATCACAAACCCTAATGAAAATTTAGATTTTGTGAGAAGTCAGCACTATGTTTTAGGCTATGATGTTAAAATTGCACCTAGCTGGAGAGCAAAAATAGAAACCTATTATCAAAAAATAGATAATGCTGCCATAGACGGATCCCCATCTAGTTATTCTTCGTTGACTGAAGGTGCAGATTTCACGTTTTCATCAGATAATACAGATTTAGTTAGTTCAGGAACTGGAGAAAACATAGGATTGGAACTCACCTTAGAAAAATCATTTAGCAAAGGATATCATGCCTTGATAACAAGTTCTTTTTTTGAGAGCACTTATAAAGGTAGTGATGGCATTGAACGAAGCACCCCTTTTAATGGTGGTCACATCTTTAATTTTTTAGCTGGAAAAGAGTTTAAGTTTGGAGAGAATAAGAAAAATATTTTTTCCATCGATGCTCGTTTTGTAACCTCAGGAGGAAATCGTTTTACACCTGTTAATTTAGAGGCTTCTCAAAATGCAGGGTATGAAGTCTTACAAGATGATTTAGCGTTTAGTGAGCAATATGAAGATTACCTGAGACTAGATTTAAAATTTGCAGTAACGCTTAATAGCAATAAGAAAAAAACATCTCATAAATTTTATGTAGACTTCCAAAACCTTACCAATAGAGATAATGTTTTTGTTAGAAGATATAATAGAAGTACTAGTAGCGTCGAACAAATAAATCAAATTGGCTTTTTCCCTGATTTTGGTTACCGTTTTCAATTTTAAAAACATAAAAACTAATGTATAAGCAGGTTATTTCATTTTTCAAACAATTTATAGACTTAGAAGAAAAGGATATTCTTCTTATTGAAGAGTTGACAACAGTAAAACATTTTTCGAAAAATGAATTTATTTTAATACAGGGAAAGGTATGTGATTTCGTTGCCTTTATAAATAAAGGAGCGTTTAGAGGCTTTTATTCGGTTGATGGTCAAGAATACACCAAACAATTTTTATTGGAAGGTGGGTTTTGTACAGATTATGCAAGTTTTTTAACCGAGAAAAAGTCTTTGACTTATTTACAGGCTACTGAAGATAGTACGGTTATTGTTTTTGAAAAAAAGGATGTTGATTTTATGTACAAAGCCATTCCGAATTTTGTGCAATTCGGAAAGTTGCTAGCTGAAAACTTGTATATAGCAGTAACTGATATTAAAGCATCATTTATTTTAAATTCTCCAGAAGAGCGTTATGCCAATATGCTTATCACTAGACCAGAAGTAATACAACGAGTTCCTCAATATATGATTGCATCCTATCTTGGTATTACTCCAGAAGCTTTAAGTAGAATACGAAGACGTTTAGGAAAAACGCAAAAATACAAAGACTAATAAAAACTATAGCTGTTACAAGTATCTTGCTTATTTCATAGTCTTTGTTATATAAATTAGATCAACATTCAAAAGACATACTTAAAATAGGCTGCATTAATGGAATTATAAAACAAGAGAAGATGGTGATAAAATACTTCGTGTAAAAGGAGAAAATGTTTCTATTGAGAAAACAGAAGATTTGGCACTTTTAGAAGGCTATTATTATCTAAACAATATGGCATTTTTTCATTTTAAAGGTTTCTGAAATCAACCAAATGTTTGGATTATCTCAACGGAACTCATACGGATGTTACTATTATACCTCTAATTAAATTATTTGATTAAGGTGACGCTAAAAATCACCGATTTAGAAAATACGGTTGCAGTTAGTGAAAATTATATGGCGTACCGATAGGCCAACACTTCGACAGGTCCTGCCTGCCAAGGAACGATAGGCAGGATCAGTGGAGTCCGCTATATAATTTGTTGACTGATCCGGTATTTTTAAATAAGGGGGAATTCGATGAGTTGGCAAGAACCTTACAAGAGGAGAAGGTCGTTTTTAGAGTGCTTTGTATCCTTTTTATTCAGTTGCTCATCTAAATAAGGTACTTTTTAGGGAGATCATGCTTTTTTTGTGTGAGAATCTGCTGTTTTTTATCATTTTCCTTCAGTTTGGGTATTAGTGAGTTAAGGCTCTTTTTAGAACCGCTTTTTAATGTTTGTATTCTAGTAGTTTATCCTTTATAATTTGTTTGTAACCCTTTGGTGGATAGCGACTTTAAAAGATAAAAAGTGTGATCAAGGTTTGCTTTTTACAACTCGAACAACAGCGATGTAAGGTCTTCTCTTGAGTTGCAAAGGTTACAATGTGTGCCAAGTTTTTATCTCTTAATTGCAGTTGTAATAGCGTTAACTTTTCTTTTTTCCAACTGCTACTCAAAAACCTATAATGCCTTATTCGAGTAATACCAAATTATATTTATAATGCCGTATGAATAAATTGAATTATACTTCGACGTGGCTCAGTACAGGTTTTTTGATTGATTGAAATAAAAAATAACTAGCATAGCCTTAGCTACGGTAATTATTTTTGATGAAAAGCAGGCGAAGAAAGCCTGTGCCGAATTCATTTCGGTAAAACGATTTATTGCGACATTATTGGTCTAATTTGGTATGAAGCCTTTGGAAAGAATATGAAGTTGAAAACGCCGTATAAACTCTTTAGTGGAGAGTGTTAGTGTGGTTTTTTGCCCACCTTTTCTATAGTCTTTTAAACTAAATGTAATCTTCCTTTTTTCTTTATCAATCGACAAGATCCGGTGGTTACTTATCGCTATTTTATTTGCCCCATTATAAATTTAAGCTGACTTTAAGTGATAATTTGTAACGGGGTGAATGTACCTACCTAAATATTCAATCACATGTTCTGGTTTTCCAAAAGGAGTTTTGGCATATACCACCTACTCTTTTTTGAACAATTTATGATATAAAGATTGTGGTAATTGGGGAAGTGCAAAGGAAGGAAAGCCCATCGGAAGCTACGCCAGCGGCCTTATGAGAATTTGGTTAAATTTTACAACCTATTTGATATAGAAAAGTATGCACGCTTGAAAACCCTTGCGAAAGCTCAATAAAGAAATCTATCGGTAAGCCCCCGACAAAAACGGGGCAGGCTGTGTGAGGGAAATATTCATGCACGGCGGTGCACTGAGCCTGTTGAAGTGTTTGATGAAGGGGGTGCTGATTGTTTTATTATATTCGCCATATGAATATAATAAAACAATCAGGTTCTACTCTACTAAGTATTTAAAATTATTGATATGTATTTAAACAAAGAGAGTAGTTTCGCAAAAAGCAATTATAATCGTTGGTTTGCTCCAATTGCTGCCTTGAGTATTCATTTATGTATCGGTCAAATTTATGCTTTTAGTGTTTTTAATAAACCACTCACCAAAATTATTGGAATCACAGAACAACTTCCAGAAGATTGGAAACTTTCTGAATTGGGTTGGATTTTTACCCTTGCTATTTTCTTCTTAGGAGCCTCTACGGCTGTTTTAGGGAAATGGGTAGAAAGGGTTGGCCCCAGACAAACGATGTTCTTTGCAGCGATTTTTTTTAGTAGCGGCTTTTTACTTTCTTCTTTAGGTATTTATTTACATGAACTTTGGATGCTTTATTTAGGTTCTGGCGTATTAGGTGGTATCGGTTTGGGATTAGGATATATCTCACCCGTAAGCACCTTGATCAAATGGTTTCCAGATCGACCTGGTATGGCTATCGGAATGGCTATTATGGGCTTTGGTGGTGGAGCTATGATTGCCTCTCCTTTAAGTGTGTATTTAATAGAGTTTTATGCAACCGAAACCTCAACGGGAGTATCGGAAACCTTTTTAACTATGGGTTTACTTTATTTGGTAATAATGCTGTTTGGTTCTTTTATTGTAAGAATACCACGTGAAAGCTGGAAGCCTAAAGGATACGACCCTACTACCACCAAGAAAAATAAATTAATTACCACACAGAATGTTTTGGTAGATAAAGCTGTTAAAACACCACAATTTTGGTTGCTTTTTATGGTATTGGGATTAAATGTAAGCGCAGGGATAGGTGTTTTAAGTCAAGCCAGTGTGATGATACAAGAAATGTTTAGCACAGAAAACATGGGAGCTACTGAAGCAGTAACTGTGACAGACGCTGCTGTTTTTGTTGGATTACTTAGTTTGTTTAATATGATAGGTCGATTTGTGTGGTCAACATTAAGCGATTATTTAGGACGTAAAACCACCTATTCCATCTTCTTTACCTTAGGGATCTTCCTTTATATATTTATTCCATTTACGGTTGAAATAGGGAGTGTGTTATTATTTACGATAGCCTTTTCTATTATTATTAGTATGTATGGTGGAGGTTTTGCTACGATACCGGCTTATTTAAGAGATATGTTTGGCCCTAAACAAATTGGAGCGATCCATGGTAAATTGTTATTATCTTGGAGTATGGCAGCCATCATAGGGCCTGTAACCATAAATTACTTAAGAGAATATCAAATGGAAGTTTTAAACATGCCAAATGCCGATGTATATAACTTAACCATGTACTTGATGGCTGGTTTATTATTTATAGGACTTTTATGTAATTTATTTATTAAACCTGTTGACTCTAAATACCATACCGATTAAAAACAACTCAAAACAAAGAACTGAGGTAAAAAACTACTCTTTTCTACTTTAATTTGAAGCACTAGTAGTCTAGGCTCATGCATTCATATAACTGATTCTTTGAGCTTTTTTATTCTTCTACTCAAGTTTCGCACCCATTATTCACAGGGTTTAATTGGAAAAAAATAGCATGAAAACCAAGGGAAACCCCTGGTTTTACTGTATCTTTAAGTAACTAAACACAAAGTACAAAACATGCTACAACACGAATATATTGCAAAAGTTCAAGAAATAAAAGGGAAGTTTAATAAGGTTTGGTTTAATTCAGACTATTTACGGGCACATCTAAATATTTTAGGCTTCAATAGAATAAAAAAACAATTCAGTTGGTGCAAAAAGGCGGGTTTTTCATTTGAGGATTTGATCGCTACACTCTTGATTTTGCCCCTTATTGGAATTAATTCTATTTATGGACTTACAACTGACAAAGATCCAGAACTTAATAAATGTGGAAAAGATTCATACTATCGAATCTTGGCAAATCAAAAAATTAATTGGAGAGCTTTTTTGGCCCAGTTTGTAAAGCAATATCTATTGAAAGATGAACTCTTCACCCCCTCAGCAGACCCTACAAGATGCTTGATCTTTGATGATACTGATCTTTCAAAAACAGGAAAGACTATTGAAGGAGTCTCAAAGATCTACAACCATGTGTCAAAGACCTACTATTTAGGTTTCAAGCTACTTGTGGCTGGGTATTGGAATGGAAGTGTTTTTATCCCCATTGATTTTAGTCTGCACCGTGAGAGCAAAACATCAAGATTAAAATATGGTCTAACCGCAAAGCAGCGTAAGGCCCAAAAGAAGACACCAAGATGTAGTAAAACAGTTGCGGCAAAGAGGTATAGGGAACTCAATAAAAAGAAAACAGACCTAGTAGTGCAAATGT
It contains:
- a CDS encoding TonB-dependent receptor, coding for MKKSIFIIFTLFASIMYGQNGTIKGKILDKQSELPLIGANVELLGAKISKGVITDFDGYFTLTDVPVGRKTIRVSYIGYETSTIPDIEVSTGKDVDVTVALTESYGSLDEIIITSSTNKIKSLNKFSAVSARQFGVKEVARYAGGRNDVARLVSNFAGVASPDDSRNDIVVRGNSPTGLLWRVEGIPIPSPNHFSALGTTGSPVSALNPNLLKNSDFITSAFPAEYGNAIGGVFDLGFRNGNKDEYEYSFQVGAFTGLEATAEGPLNRKNNGSFLVAARYSLIGLIGGAGTSDTPNYSDVSFNINLGKSKLGTFSLFGIMGTSSIDLIGEDFDEDDLFSAEDENSYVSSNIGVLGAKHLLSIGEKSYLKTVIAGASNSSDFEEDRIIDLATDNERIIRFAENNNEETRLTFSTLFNTKINNKFTLRTGLLLENFSADLDRKQRDEQEDLNGDGDPDLVTIRSINGSYNVFQPYIQTKYRLTEKLTLNTGIHTMYSDLNKQFVVEPRASMSYRIHPKHTINLGYGLHHQNIATPLLFLNEEVNGVITNPNENLDFVRSQHYVLGYDVKIAPSWRAKIETYYQKIDNAAIDGSPSSYSSLTEGADFTFSSDNTDLVSSGTGENIGLELTLEKSFSKGYHALITSSFFESTYKGSDGIERSTPFNGGHIFNFLAGKEFKFGENKKNIFSIDARFVTSGGNRFTPVNLEASQNAGYEVLQDDLAFSEQYEDYLRLDLKFAVTLNSNKKKTSHKFYVDFQNLTNRDNVFVRRYNRSTSSVEQINQIGFFPDFGYRFQF
- a CDS encoding L-lactate MFS transporter gives rise to the protein MYLNKESSFAKSNYNRWFAPIAALSIHLCIGQIYAFSVFNKPLTKIIGITEQLPEDWKLSELGWIFTLAIFFLGASTAVLGKWVERVGPRQTMFFAAIFFSSGFLLSSLGIYLHELWMLYLGSGVLGGIGLGLGYISPVSTLIKWFPDRPGMAIGMAIMGFGGGAMIASPLSVYLIEFYATETSTGVSETFLTMGLLYLVIMLFGSFIVRIPRESWKPKGYDPTTTKKNKLITTQNVLVDKAVKTPQFWLLFMVLGLNVSAGIGVLSQASVMIQEMFSTENMGATEAVTVTDAAVFVGLLSLFNMIGRFVWSTLSDYLGRKTTYSIFFTLGIFLYIFIPFTVEIGSVLLFTIAFSIIISMYGGGFATIPAYLRDMFGPKQIGAIHGKLLLSWSMAAIIGPVTINYLREYQMEVLNMPNADVYNLTMYLMAGLLFIGLLCNLFIKPVDSKYHTD
- a CDS encoding Crp/Fnr family transcriptional regulator encodes the protein MYKQVISFFKQFIDLEEKDILLIEELTTVKHFSKNEFILIQGKVCDFVAFINKGAFRGFYSVDGQEYTKQFLLEGGFCTDYASFLTEKKSLTYLQATEDSTVIVFEKKDVDFMYKAIPNFVQFGKLLAENLYIAVTDIKASFILNSPEERYANMLITRPEVIQRVPQYMIASYLGITPEALSRIRRRLGKTQKYKD